A stretch of Tachyglossus aculeatus isolate mTacAcu1 chromosome 3, mTacAcu1.pri, whole genome shotgun sequence DNA encodes these proteins:
- the DDIT4 gene encoding DNA damage-inducible transcript 4 protein, which yields MPGLWDRFSSASASSEQPQLSPSRRSPAWVPGVREGGLGHSSSLETSDCESLDSSSGGGGSGELGAEDDADDLEDLSLPDFDLLNDPEDELLCANLMQLLQGSLNQARMGPKRPARLLMPAPLVAQVGKELRRLAYSEPCGLRGALLDVCVEQGKGCHSVEQIAVDPSLVPTFQLTLVLRLDSRLWPKIQGLFSAGPSFAPGFSQSLTLSTGFRVIKKKLYSSEQLLIEEC from the exons ATGCCAGGCCTGTGGGATCGCTTCTCGTCGGCCTCCGCCTCGTCGGAGCAGCCTCAGCTCTCGCCGTCCCGCCGCTCGCCCGCCTGGGTCCCCGGGGTCCGGGAAGGGGGGCTCGGACACTCCTCCAGCCTGGAGACCTCAGACTGCGAATCCCTggacagcagcagcggcggcggcggcagcggcgagCTCGGAGCCGAGGACG ATGCCGATGACTTGGAAGACCTCTCTCTGCCAGACTTTGACTTGCTGAACGACCCCGAGGACGAACTGCTGTGTGCCAACCTGATGCAGCTTCTCCAGGGAAGCCTGAACCAGGCCAGGATGGGCCCCAAGCGCCCAGCCCGCCTCCTGATGCCCGCCCCGCTGGTGGCCCAGGTTGGCAAAGAGCTGCGGCGGCTGGCCTACAGCGAGCCCTGCGGCCTGCGCGGGGCCCTGCTGGACGTGTGCGTCGAGCAGGGCAAGGGGTGCCACAGCGTGGAGCAGATCGCCGTGGACCCCAGCCTGGTGCCCACCTTCCAGCTGACCTTGGTGCTGCGGCTGGACTCCCGGCTCTGGCCCAAGATCCAGGGCCTGTTCAGTGCCGGGCCCTCCTTCGCCCCGGGGTTCAGTCAGTCCTTGACGCTCAGCACCGGCTTCAGAGTCATCAAGAAGAAGCTGTACAGCTCAGAGCAGCTGCTCATCGAAGAGTGCTGA